One window of the Falco biarmicus isolate bFalBia1 chromosome 2, bFalBia1.pri, whole genome shotgun sequence genome contains the following:
- the ASB11 gene encoding ankyrin repeat and SOCS box protein 11 isoform X1 — protein MEGSSILHAFTNIYFAIFALFCFKLLIKISLALLTHFYIVKGNRKEAARIAEEIYGIVPGGWADRSPLHEAAFQGRLLSLKTLIAQGFDVNLVTTDRVSALHEACLGGHVACAKVLLENGAQVNAVTIDGITPLFNACCSGSVACVNMLLEFGAKPQLRNNLASPIHEVVKRGHRECMEILLAHEVDIDQEDPQHGTPLYVACMYQRTDCVKKLLELGANVNMGKRLDTPLHAAARKSSVEVVNLLTDYGANLKCRNAELKCALDLAIPNSKVEQALLLREGPASLAQLCRLCIRKHLGRSCLYAIQKLHLPEPLENFLLYR, from the exons ATGGAGGGCAGTTCCATACTCCATGCTTTCactaacatttattttgccatttttgctttgttttgcttcaagCTTCTAATTAAGATTTCCTTGGCTTTGCTGACCCATTTCTATATTGTTAAAGGCAACAGAAAAGAGGCTGCCAGGATAGCAGAAGAGATCTATGGAATAGTCCCag GCGGCTGGGCAGACCGATCCCCTCTTCACGAAGCTGCCTTCCAAGGACGCCTCTTGTCTTTGAAAACCTTGATTGCACAG GGTTTCGATGTGAACCTGGTGACAACAGACCGTGTGTCGGCTCTCCACGAGGCCTGTCTGGGTGGCCACGTCGCCTGCGCGAAGGTGCTGCTGGAGAACGGTGCTCAG GTCAACGCAGTCACCATCGATGGGATCACTCCTCTGTTTAATGCCTGCTGCAGTGGCAGTGTGGCCTGTGTCAACATGCTGCTCGAATTCGGAGCCAAGCCGCAGCTCAGGAACAACCTTGCTTCACCCATTCATGAAGTGGTCAAGAGAG GTCACAGGGAGTGCATGGAGATCCTTCTGGCCCATGAGGTTGACATTGACCAAGAAGACCCGCAGCACGGGACCCCGCTCTATGTGGCTTGCATGTACCAGAGGACAGACTGCGTCAAGAAGCTTTTGGAGCTAG GAGCCAACGTTAACATGGGGAAGCGACTAGACACCCCCCTCCATGCGGCAGCAAGGAAATCCAGCGTGGAGGTAGTCAACTTGCTGACAGACTATGGTGCTAACCTGAAATGTAGAAATGCTGAACTCAAATGTGCCCTGGATCTTGCCATCCCCAACAGCAAAGTGGAGCAAGCTCTTCTGCTTCGGGAAG gtCCTGCCAGCCTTGCCCAGCTGTGCCGGTTGTGTATCAGAAAGCATCTGGGTCGGTCGTGCCTATATGCAATCCAAAAGCTGCACCTGCCTGAGCCACTCGAGAACTTTCTCCTTTATCGATAA
- the ASB11 gene encoding ankyrin repeat and SOCS box protein 11 isoform X2, with the protein MEGSSILHAFTNIYFAIFALFCFKLLIKISLALLTHFYIVKGNRKEAARIAEEIYGIVPGGWADRSPLHEAAFQGRLLSLKTLIAQACLGGHVACAKVLLENGAQVNAVTIDGITPLFNACCSGSVACVNMLLEFGAKPQLRNNLASPIHEVVKRGHRECMEILLAHEVDIDQEDPQHGTPLYVACMYQRTDCVKKLLELGANVNMGKRLDTPLHAAARKSSVEVVNLLTDYGANLKCRNAELKCALDLAIPNSKVEQALLLREGPASLAQLCRLCIRKHLGRSCLYAIQKLHLPEPLENFLLYR; encoded by the exons ATGGAGGGCAGTTCCATACTCCATGCTTTCactaacatttattttgccatttttgctttgttttgcttcaagCTTCTAATTAAGATTTCCTTGGCTTTGCTGACCCATTTCTATATTGTTAAAGGCAACAGAAAAGAGGCTGCCAGGATAGCAGAAGAGATCTATGGAATAGTCCCag GCGGCTGGGCAGACCGATCCCCTCTTCACGAAGCTGCCTTCCAAGGACGCCTCTTGTCTTTGAAAACCTTGATTGCACAG GCCTGTCTGGGTGGCCACGTCGCCTGCGCGAAGGTGCTGCTGGAGAACGGTGCTCAG GTCAACGCAGTCACCATCGATGGGATCACTCCTCTGTTTAATGCCTGCTGCAGTGGCAGTGTGGCCTGTGTCAACATGCTGCTCGAATTCGGAGCCAAGCCGCAGCTCAGGAACAACCTTGCTTCACCCATTCATGAAGTGGTCAAGAGAG GTCACAGGGAGTGCATGGAGATCCTTCTGGCCCATGAGGTTGACATTGACCAAGAAGACCCGCAGCACGGGACCCCGCTCTATGTGGCTTGCATGTACCAGAGGACAGACTGCGTCAAGAAGCTTTTGGAGCTAG GAGCCAACGTTAACATGGGGAAGCGACTAGACACCCCCCTCCATGCGGCAGCAAGGAAATCCAGCGTGGAGGTAGTCAACTTGCTGACAGACTATGGTGCTAACCTGAAATGTAGAAATGCTGAACTCAAATGTGCCCTGGATCTTGCCATCCCCAACAGCAAAGTGGAGCAAGCTCTTCTGCTTCGGGAAG gtCCTGCCAGCCTTGCCCAGCTGTGCCGGTTGTGTATCAGAAAGCATCTGGGTCGGTCGTGCCTATATGCAATCCAAAAGCTGCACCTGCCTGAGCCACTCGAGAACTTTCTCCTTTATCGATAA